Genomic window (Chryseobacterium bernardetii):
TCACAGCAATATTCGAAGTTTTTGAATATCGTTATAAAGATGTGGAAATTGTGAGTAAGGAAAGATTTCATCAGGAAAATATTTTTGCAGGGATCCATGAGGTTGTTACCCAAACAGACAAATCAGAAAGAGTATTAAAAAAATTGGAGCAAAGCCTAGGAAAGAAGGGCATTCATAAACTTTTAAAAGTTTTTTTATCTGAAGATCCCGAACTTGAAAAAATCATATTATCAGCTATAAAAGAATCTGTGAAGAATCCCCAAGAAAATATCCTGGAAAATTATGCAGACTCTGATATCATGAAAATTTCTAAAATCTGTAAATCTGTAGACCGAGAAAGTCATCGCATGACAGCGTTTGTCCGTTTTGAAAAAATGCAGGACGGTATTTTCTTTGCGAAAGTAGACCCAGATTTTAATGTTCTCCCTTTAATCAGAAAACATTTCAGTGATCGTTATCAGGATCAGAAATGGATGATTTATGATCTGAAAAGGAATTATGGAATTTTTTATGATCTGGAAACTTCTGATTTCTTTTATCCTGGGGAAGAATTAGATTTGAGGAATTATCAGAAAAAATTTCATAATCAGGAAAAAGATTACCAAACACTTTGGCAGCGATATTTTGCAAAGACCAATATTACAGAAAGGAAAAACTTAAAGCTTCATATACAACATGTTCCTAAAAGGTATTGGAAGTATTTGACAGAGAAATGGTGATATTTTCACACAGATTACTCAGGTTCACACAGATTTTTAAATTGATGGGAAAGAATCTGAAAAGACTTTCTTCACTTCATATTCTGACATTGTGGATAACTTTTTATATCGAAAATTAGACTTTTTTTCTGAAAAACCTTTTAATAGAAACATTTCATAACAGATTAATTTAATGAGATATACATTTTTATTTACTCTACATTTCCATATTATGTATAACTTTTTAACCACAGATTTTACAGATTTGCACGGATAATTGCTCCTTAAATGGAGATTTTGAATTGGAAAAATTTGAAAAGAGTTTTACTTCATATCCTGATATTGTGGATAACTTTTTTACATCAAAAATTAGATTTATTTCTGAAAAGCCTTTTAACAGGACATTCTATAACAAACTATTTTAGTGATACATACAATCTTATTTACTCTACATTTCCATATTGTGGATAACTTTTTAACCACAGATTTTACAGATTTGCACGGATAATTGCTCCTTAAATGGAGATTTTGTGTTGGAAAAATTTGAAAAGACTTTTTACCTCATATTCTGACATTGTGGATAACTTTTTTACATCAAAAATTAGACTTATTCCTGAAAAAACCTTTAACAGGACATTCTATAACAAACTATTTTAGTGACACATACAATCTTATTTATTCTACATTTCCATATTGTGGATAACTTTTTAACCACAGATTTTACAGATTTGCACAGATAATGTTCTTTAAATGGAGATTTTGAATTGGAAAAACTTGAAAAGAATTTTACTTAATATCCTGATATTGTGGATAACTTTTCTAGCCACAGTTTACGGAGATTTACAGATGCCACCTTTCTAAGCTATTATTTAGAAAGACATAAAATGATTATCATATTCAAATTTTAAAATTGTGGATAACTTTTCCAAATTGGCTGATTAAGCGGAATAAAAAAATCATATTGACATACAAACATTCTATAACTTATTAATTTAAAGAAAAATACAAACAGCCACAATTTACATTTGTTATTGTGGATAACTTTTATTTACGAATTGTACGCAAAGCTTTTTTAACAATATATTGAGTTTCTTTTGTACTACTTTCCCTAAGCCACTCATCACAAACTTCTACAACAAATTCCGGTTGGGATTTGCTGGCATCATTCAGCCAATTTCCTACACTGTCCTGAACATATCTTGAAGGATCTGATTTTAGCGGCTCCAAAATTTCCAGTCCTAATCCCGGATTTTTTTTCAGGGCATCAATATGTTCGCACCACACTCCTCTGGGCCTGGTAGATTCACTGGCAAAACGTCTGATATTTTCATTTTCATGTTTTGTCCACTTTGATAAAATAGACAAAGATTTTTGAAGATTCATTGAAATATCTGCACGTACCGCCATCCAGCAGATTTCTCTTACTCCAAAATGAGTATCTGAAGCAAATGGCTGTATTTTTTTTAATTTTTCCTCGGTGCTGAAAACATTATTCCGTCCAACAGTATAAGCAGCCCAACAACGAACCAAGTCTGCAGGGTGTTTAGATAATATTGAAAGAAATTCTTCATCCTTATTTTTAACGGCATATTCAAGAATTCCCGATCCAATAGCTTCATTAATGCTATTAACCGTTTGCTTTTTCAGTTGGTTTACTATGGTCAGGATAGGTTGCAGATATTCTGTCCGGTTGTTCTGTTGTAATAAATTTGCCAATAACTGTCTCTGGTCTACAGCCAGCCATTCTGTAAGATTAGCAGTCTCAATTTCTCCCCTGTTTAGCTGAACTAAAATATCAGCAGGAATATCTTTAATGGATCGGGCTCCTTTTCTTTTTTCTGTCATAATGCTTCTATTAACTTTTCCACATCTACTCTATTCATGTAATTTACATCTAAAAATCTATATGTTACTACTCTGTTTTTATCCACTACAAATACAGCAGGAATTGGTAGGGTATTATCATTATTTTTATTGAAATCAGAAAGGAATATTCCAAGACCTTTATAATATGGAAGCACAAAATCCTGCAACTGGAAAACAATACCTAATTTTTTAGCAAAATTATTATCAATATCCGTCAATACTTCAAATTCAAGGTTATTTTTCTCTATCATGCTTAAAGAATGATCCGGACTTTGTGGAGAAACAGCAATTAAAGCCGCTCCTTTATTTTTTATCCTGATTAAACTATCCTGTAAAAATTTCAACTCCAGGTTGCAATAAGGACACCAACCTCCTCTATAAAAGGCTAAAACTATTTTCTCATTCTTTAAAATCTCTTCAGAACTAACTATTTTACCTAAAGCATTTGGTAATGAGAACTCAGGTATTTGGCCTCCAATCTGAATACTGTTTTCTTCAAATTTTCCTGTTTTTAAATCCTCAATAGACTTTCCAAAAGCATCCAATATATCCTGTGGTAGCTGCGAAGACAGCTCCTGATTCAAATGTTCAATCTGTTTTGCCAGTGTATTCATTCTTTAAATTTTATTATTTTTACAAAGGTCTAAAAGCCACTACAGAAAAGCAATAACGCATATTTTTCACCCATAGGGATAAAAAAGTCAATTTTATGGAAATAAAGGGAAGAGCTGAAGAAAATAAAATCTGTCCGTTGGAAGTTGCCGTGAATACCATCAGCGGGAAGTGGAAAATTCCAATTGTCTGGCAGATTAATGAGGGAAAGAAACGCCCAAGTGAATTCTTGCGTGGGATCGCAAAAGTAGACCGCAGGGTTCTTAACCAGCAGCTGACAGAAATGGTTGAGGATGGCATTCTCACAAAACAGGCTTTTAATGAGCTGCCTCCCAGGGTTGAATATACATTAACTGAGCTTGGTGAAAAGTTGGTTGCTATTCTTTGGCAACTGAATGATTGGGGAAAACTTTTGATTCCGGAGGAGGAGAATACAGAAGTTTAAAATTAATTACCCGTTGTGCATTATGAATGCAAAGAAATAAGTTGTTCATTCGATTGAAAATCAGCAAATTGTTTTTACCACAAAACTTTACAATGAACAACTTAATTACAAATTACGAAAGAATTTTGGAAGTTTTACGGGAAATTTCAGATGAAACACTTTTATCTTATCAGAGACGTATTCCCAAAATGAAGAATTTAGAGGTTTTAAGCCTTGTTTTGACGGCCGAATAAATGGGGATTGACAGCGAAAATCATCTGTTCCGCCAACTTCCTGGTCTTATAAGTGAGAAGATAAAACGGAGTATTTACAATCGCAGAAAGCGAAAATTATATTTGAAAATCAATGAAATACGTTTAAAAATAGCTCACAGTTTTAATGAATTTGAAGATTATTTTATTGCCGACAGTATGCCTTTGGAAATCTGTAAAATCTCCAGAAGCGCACGCTCTAAAATATGTATGTTTTTTTAATAAAATTTATGTGAGAGACACACTCCATTTAATTATGACCGGAGTCGTCTACGTGATTATATGTTGTGTTGTTAATTCGGATTGAACTGAATATTGAAATTCTTTAAATAATCCTCTATTGGTTCCATTCCCATTTCTTTTCTTCTTTCGTTCACAGTTTCAGGATTTTCTAATTTATACAATTTACCATTTTCTATTTGTGAACCATATATTTGGGGGTTTCCTTCGTCCATTAAAATCCTATCTTTCATCAATGCGTATTGTTGTTTAGATAAGTCTCCATTTTTAACCGCTTTTTCTACATAAGGAAAATACTTTATTCTGATTTCTTTAGTACTATGTTGCAGTCCCAACCAGATTGCATCCATTTGTTTTTGACCCACCTCCTTTAATGTTGGCATACCACACTTTTCAATAATGCTAATCACTAATTCTTGATTCCTATGGTCTTCTTTAGCGTATTTGATGAGTTCATTTGATTTTCTAATCCTTTGGTCACTTTCTAAAACTTCGCTCAAAATTTGATTTTTTTTGCTGCAATCGACTTCAATAATATCTACTGAACCTACATAGACAAATTTATCCTTATTTATATAAAGGAATATTGATATCATTAAAACAAGAGCGGTTAATATGCTAAATAATATTTTTTTTATTTTCATTTCTATTTTTGTGTCATATTCCAAAATAGATTGACCATTTTTGGTTAAAAATTAATTGTAAAAATAGAAATTATTTTTAAGCGCACGCTCTAAAATATGTAAAGATGAACAGTATTGTTATCTAAACAGAGGTTTTTGCGCATCACAGCAAATGTCTTTTTATGGCTACAAACTTCATGCGGTTTATTCTGTGAACGGTGTTTTTCAAAGTATAGATGCTAATATTACCTTGGAAACTCAAACTCCGAAAGAATCAACCCAAAAGATTACAAGCCACAGTTTTGCTTGTTTAAAAAGCACAGAAAAAGAATTGAAACATTATTCTCTCTGCTATGTGACCAATTTATGATTTTTTTAATATCTAATTTTTGATATTCAACATTTCACAAAAAAAAACCATATTTGTACTGAATCTAATGACCATGAAAAAAATTATTTCAGGACTGGTAACAACCATTATTTTATCTGGCTGTACTGAAAATAAAACCCCTCAAAACCAATATTCTCAGGATAAAAAGAATAATACTGCTGAAAATTTCGCGCAGATCAATAAAGGCAAAAATACGATCAGAGAAAGGTTTTCTCCTCCTGAAAATTATCAATGGCAGGAAGAAGAACCTGCTTCATTCGGATATTTCATTGAAAACTTTAAATTGAAACCGTATGGAAGCCAGATTTTGAGATATGATAATTCCCCTATTTCTACACAAAATCTTCATGAAGCTGTTTTTGATATTGATACCGGAAATAAAGATCTCCAGCAGTGTGCGGATGCTGTAATCAGGCTAAGAGCTGAATATTTGTACAAAATAAAAAAAACGGATGATATTAAGTTTCATTTCACCAGTGGTCATCTTCTCAGTTGGAATGATTATAAGAACGGAACCAGAGCTTTTGTTAATGGTAGTGCTGTAAGCTTCAGAAAAACGGCAGGTGATGATGATTCTTATCAGAATTTCAGGAATTATCTGGACCTTATCTTTAATTATGCGGGAACTATTTCACTTAATAAGGAAACTTCGCCTGTTCTGAAAAAGTCAGATTTAAAGACCGGTGACATATTAATTACTCCAGGCAGTCCGGGACATGTAGTTTTTATTGCCGGGGTCTGTAAGAATAAAGAAGGGAAAAAACTATTTTTATTGAGTGAGGGATTCACGCCTGCCCAATCTATACACTTATTATCCAATCCTTTTCAGAAAAATATCTCGCCATGGTATGACCTTGATGTGGATAATGCTGAGACCAAAACGGCGCGGTATATTTTCAAACCGACAAATTTCAGAAGCTTTTAATTATATATATTCAAAACTATTGAAAAGTTACTACGATAATCTGAACTTGTTTTTGTAAATTTGTGTTCGAAATTTTTTACTAGATGAAAGAGAGTGCTGTAAAAAAGATTGCAGTTCT
Coding sequences:
- a CDS encoding TIGR03915 family putative DNA repair protein, translated to MTTLLYDASFDGLFTAIFEVFEYRYKDVEIVSKERFHQENIFAGIHEVVTQTDKSERVLKKLEQSLGKKGIHKLLKVFLSEDPELEKIILSAIKESVKNPQENILENYADSDIMKISKICKSVDRESHRMTAFVRFEKMQDGIFFAKVDPDFNVLPLIRKHFSDRYQDQKWMIYDLKRNYGIFYDLETSDFFYPGEELDLRNYQKKFHNQEKDYQTLWQRYFAKTNITERKNLKLHIQHVPKRYWKYLTEKW
- a CDS encoding DNA alkylation repair protein, encoding MTEKRKGARSIKDIPADILVQLNRGEIETANLTEWLAVDQRQLLANLLQQNNRTEYLQPILTIVNQLKKQTVNSINEAIGSGILEYAVKNKDEEFLSILSKHPADLVRCWAAYTVGRNNVFSTEEKLKKIQPFASDTHFGVREICWMAVRADISMNLQKSLSILSKWTKHENENIRRFASESTRPRGVWCEHIDALKKNPGLGLEILEPLKSDPSRYVQDSVGNWLNDASKSQPEFVVEVCDEWLRESSTKETQYIVKKALRTIRK
- a CDS encoding peroxiredoxin-like family protein codes for the protein MNTLAKQIEHLNQELSSQLPQDILDAFGKSIEDLKTGKFEENSIQIGGQIPEFSLPNALGKIVSSEEILKNEKIVLAFYRGGWCPYCNLELKFLQDSLIRIKNKGAALIAVSPQSPDHSLSMIEKNNLEFEVLTDIDNNFAKKLGIVFQLQDFVLPYYKGLGIFLSDFNKNNDNTLPIPAVFVVDKNRVVTYRFLDVNYMNRVDVEKLIEAL
- a CDS encoding winged helix-turn-helix transcriptional regulator, whose product is MEIKGRAEENKICPLEVAVNTISGKWKIPIVWQINEGKKRPSEFLRGIAKVDRRVLNQQLTEMVEDGILTKQAFNELPPRVEYTLTELGEKLVAILWQLNDWGKLLIPEEENTEV
- a CDS encoding DUF6624 domain-containing protein encodes the protein MKIKKILFSILTALVLMISIFLYINKDKFVYVGSVDIIEVDCSKKNQILSEVLESDQRIRKSNELIKYAKEDHRNQELVISIIEKCGMPTLKEVGQKQMDAIWLGLQHSTKEIRIKYFPYVEKAVKNGDLSKQQYALMKDRILMDEGNPQIYGSQIENGKLYKLENPETVNERRKEMGMEPIEDYLKNFNIQFNPN
- a CDS encoding DUF4846 domain-containing protein, with protein sequence MKKIISGLVTTIILSGCTENKTPQNQYSQDKKNNTAENFAQINKGKNTIRERFSPPENYQWQEEEPASFGYFIENFKLKPYGSQILRYDNSPISTQNLHEAVFDIDTGNKDLQQCADAVIRLRAEYLYKIKKTDDIKFHFTSGHLLSWNDYKNGTRAFVNGSAVSFRKTAGDDDSYQNFRNYLDLIFNYAGTISLNKETSPVLKKSDLKTGDILITPGSPGHVVFIAGVCKNKEGKKLFLLSEGFTPAQSIHLLSNPFQKNISPWYDLDVDNAETKTARYIFKPTNFRSF